The Peribacillus sp. FSL P2-0133 genome has a segment encoding these proteins:
- a CDS encoding DNA repair exonuclease, with product MKFIHAADLHLDSPFSGLKDMPLSILKELRDSPFKAFKTIINEAISHQVDFIVLSGDLFDGENRSLRTQVRFRAEMEKLQQHQIPAYIIHGNHDHLSGSWITVELPNNVHVFSGKTEVKRFEKIDGTTVHLYGFSYPRRHVRERMIETYIKAEGADYHIGLLHGNLEGNSEHSPYAPFSLKELAAKDFDYWALGHIHKHQVVSEDPLVIYPGNIQGRNRKESGIKGCLLVEFDGDVKRHSFIETSEVIWESETIGISAEGGFDALFKQCKEVIEQKGFDGRSFLLELKLDAGDAAGPSGDYLEELTRILQEEDQGEPFIWVYKIKVIQSMPMIRSNERISPFMAEVSMLASEFDDTDAALAPLYIHPGARRFLDSIEPEEKRELLDEAERWLLQVFEANK from the coding sequence GTGAAGTTCATTCATGCGGCGGATCTCCATTTGGATAGTCCCTTTTCAGGGTTGAAGGATATGCCGTTATCTATATTAAAGGAATTAAGGGACAGTCCGTTTAAAGCTTTTAAAACTATCATTAATGAAGCAATTTCCCATCAGGTTGACTTTATCGTGTTATCGGGGGATCTATTTGATGGGGAAAATCGGAGTCTCCGGACACAGGTCCGCTTTCGAGCTGAAATGGAAAAACTCCAGCAGCATCAGATTCCTGCTTATATCATTCATGGTAACCATGATCATCTCAGCGGCTCATGGATTACTGTGGAGCTGCCGAATAATGTCCACGTATTTTCAGGGAAAACCGAAGTGAAACGGTTTGAAAAAATCGATGGGACGACTGTCCACCTTTATGGATTCAGTTATCCACGCCGTCACGTAAGGGAGAGAATGATTGAAACCTACATAAAAGCTGAAGGGGCCGATTATCATATAGGTCTGCTTCATGGGAATTTGGAAGGCAATTCCGAACATAGCCCATACGCCCCTTTTTCATTGAAGGAACTAGCTGCTAAAGATTTCGATTACTGGGCATTAGGCCATATTCATAAACATCAGGTTGTATCAGAAGATCCGCTAGTGATATACCCAGGAAATATTCAAGGCAGGAACAGAAAGGAGTCCGGCATTAAAGGGTGCTTGCTTGTCGAATTCGATGGGGACGTGAAGCGTCATTCTTTTATTGAAACCTCTGAGGTGATATGGGAAAGCGAAACAATTGGAATATCCGCGGAAGGTGGTTTTGATGCCCTGTTCAAGCAATGCAAGGAAGTAATTGAACAGAAGGGTTTCGATGGGAGAAGCTTTCTTTTGGAATTGAAGCTGGATGCTGGTGACGCAGCAGGCCCTTCCGGGGATTATCTTGAAGAATTGACCCGGATCTTGCAGGAAGAGGACCAAGGGGAACCATTTATCTGGGTGTATAAAATCAAAGTCATCCAGTCCATGCCGATGATTAGGTCAAATGAAAGAATATCGCCCTTTATGGCTGAGGTATCGATGCTTGCATCTGAATTTGATGATACGGATGCTGCTCTGGCCCCGCTTTATATTCATCCGGGTGCAAGAAGGTTTCTTGATTCAATAGAGCCGGAAGAGAAGAGGGAACTTTTGGATGAAGCGGAAAGATGGCTTTTGCAAGTTTTTGAAGCGAATAAATGA
- a CDS encoding YhzD family protein, protein MSKIYKLTVFEPSGEKLLDESFTAENDEKAKELGQNLLKEKNYQDQTHRCTSPSGALLLFHR, encoded by the coding sequence ATGAGCAAAATATACAAATTAACCGTTTTTGAACCGTCAGGGGAAAAACTATTGGATGAATCATTTACAGCCGAGAATGATGAAAAAGCAAAAGAATTGGGACAAAATCTATTAAAGGAAAAAAACTATCAAGATCAAACACATCGCTGTACATCACCTTCAGGCGCATTATTGCTTTTTCATCGCTGA
- a CDS encoding (2Fe-2S)-binding protein, whose translation MHNLTPAIEKELQGYRISFRDEAKVSKTFNHADELIQYAQARTGAETSRIAISMWFRRYAFFVTAQFYMFSKHRLIWEGTLQEIGVLDDPEDKHWLPNFLLKTNRWSNVTEKESASALHSILSSFGSDAMSFFSGTAKISKLVLWENIWSYTVWMYSELLKQADIKTRVEKDIEMLLEDEVWLNIETRSPFKRFIGEKSVPASMNPYKRVTCCLYYRIEGQEKCAYCPNNNC comes from the coding sequence ATGCATAACTTAACACCAGCTATTGAAAAAGAGCTGCAGGGATATCGCATTTCCTTTCGAGATGAAGCCAAAGTTTCCAAGACCTTCAATCATGCTGATGAGCTTATTCAGTATGCACAAGCCCGGACTGGAGCTGAAACGTCAAGGATAGCAATTTCAATGTGGTTCAGACGCTATGCTTTTTTTGTCACGGCACAATTTTACATGTTCAGCAAACATCGGCTTATTTGGGAAGGCACACTTCAGGAAATTGGCGTTTTGGATGATCCAGAAGATAAACATTGGCTCCCGAATTTTTTACTAAAAACTAACAGGTGGAGCAATGTCACGGAAAAGGAAAGCGCATCTGCCCTACATTCCATATTAAGCAGTTTTGGTTCTGATGCCATGAGCTTCTTTTCCGGAACTGCTAAAATATCTAAACTAGTGCTCTGGGAAAATATTTGGAGTTATACGGTATGGATGTATAGTGAGTTATTGAAGCAGGCAGATATAAAGACGCGAGTTGAAAAGGACATTGAAATGCTGCTTGAAGATGAAGTATGGCTGAATATTGAAACGCGTTCGCCTTTTAAACGATTCATTGGGGAAAAAAGTGTTCCGGCGTCCATGAATCCTTATAAGCGGGTGACATGCTGTTTATATTACCGAATTGAGGGTCAGGAAAAATGCGCGTATTGTCCGAACAATAACTGTTGA
- the yhaM gene encoding 3'-5' exoribonuclease YhaM, with product MGNGIIHYGIGEVVDIYMYIKTSTKAVASNGKPFLTLILCDKTGEIEAKLWDVSEADEKTYSAEATVKVQGEVQNYRGRSQLKIRNIRITSDIDGVTKADLIQTAPISQEEMMETITQFIFEMRNPNIQRVTRHLIKKYQNEFLTFPAATKNHHEYMSGLAYHVVSMLGLAKAISTLYPSLNKDLLYAGVILHDLGKVHELSGPVSTVYTVEGNLLGHITIMVNEVGKAAEELGIEAEEVMILKHLILSHHGKAEWGSPKPPMVREAEVLHYIDNMDAKINMMDRALEKVKPGEFTERVFALDNRSFYKPTF from the coding sequence ATGGGAAATGGGATCATACACTACGGAATTGGTGAAGTAGTAGATATATATATGTACATTAAAACGAGTACAAAAGCGGTGGCAAGTAATGGAAAGCCGTTTTTAACATTGATTTTGTGCGATAAAACCGGGGAGATCGAGGCAAAGCTATGGGATGTTTCCGAGGCTGATGAGAAAACATACAGTGCGGAAGCTACGGTGAAAGTTCAAGGGGAAGTCCAGAATTATCGAGGACGCAGCCAATTGAAAATCCGTAATATCAGAATTACTTCAGATATTGATGGGGTAACGAAAGCCGATTTAATACAAACGGCCCCTATAAGTCAGGAAGAAATGATGGAAACCATCACTCAATTCATTTTTGAAATGAGGAATCCGAATATCCAAAGGGTGACTAGGCATCTCATAAAAAAATATCAAAATGAATTCCTGACGTTTCCTGCTGCAACCAAGAACCATCATGAGTATATGTCGGGTCTGGCCTATCACGTTGTATCGATGCTAGGGCTGGCTAAGGCCATTTCAACACTATATCCTTCCCTCAATAAGGATCTATTGTATGCAGGAGTCATTCTCCATGACCTTGGAAAGGTACATGAGCTATCTGGACCTGTTTCGACTGTTTATACAGTGGAAGGGAACTTGTTGGGGCATATCACCATCATGGTAAATGAAGTCGGCAAAGCTGCAGAGGAATTGGGCATTGAAGCGGAAGAAGTCATGATTCTCAAGCACTTGATATTAAGCCACCATGGTAAAGCTGAGTGGGGCAGTCCAAAACCGCCAATGGTTAGGGAAGCGGAAGTGCTGCATTATATTGATAATATGGATGCCAAGATAAATATGATGGACCGGGCATTAGAAAAAGTGAAACCGGGTGAATTTACGGAAAGAGTCTTCGCACTCGATAATCGTTCATTCTATAAACCAACATTTTAA
- a CDS encoding ABC transporter ATP-binding protein — translation MRPAINTQSLSLGYGDKLIINDMNIEIPKGEITVFIGANGCGKSTLLRSVARLLKPQSGSVLLEGKAISTMSSKDVARKMAILPQSPVAPEGLTVYQLVKQGRYPYQSWLKQWSSVDEEKVQKAIEATNLTDLKDQAVDELSGGQKQRAWIAMTLAQDTDVILLDEPTTYLDMTHQIEILDLLFDLNEFENRTIVMVLHDLNLACRYADNLVALKDGAIHAQGRPEDIITPELVQHVFSMECQISFDPIFGSPMCVPFGKGRYAQSQVKALANA, via the coding sequence ATGCGACCAGCTATTAACACACAGTCTTTATCGCTCGGTTATGGTGATAAATTAATTATAAATGATATGAATATAGAAATACCCAAAGGGGAGATCACCGTATTCATCGGTGCTAATGGATGTGGAAAATCAACACTGCTAAGGTCGGTTGCACGATTGTTAAAACCTCAATCCGGCTCAGTTTTGCTCGAAGGCAAAGCGATTTCGACCATGTCATCGAAGGATGTAGCAAGAAAGATGGCGATTCTCCCACAATCCCCGGTTGCTCCTGAAGGACTTACAGTCTATCAACTTGTTAAACAAGGAAGATATCCTTATCAAAGTTGGTTGAAACAGTGGAGTTCCGTGGATGAAGAAAAAGTTCAAAAGGCAATTGAAGCGACGAACCTGACCGATTTAAAGGATCAGGCAGTCGATGAATTATCGGGAGGCCAGAAGCAACGGGCATGGATAGCAATGACGCTGGCTCAGGATACGGACGTCATATTATTGGATGAACCGACTACATATCTTGATATGACCCATCAAATCGAGATTTTGGACTTATTGTTCGACTTGAATGAGTTTGAGAACCGAACGATCGTGATGGTGCTTCATGATTTGAATTTAGCTTGCCGTTATGCGGATAATCTGGTGGCACTTAAAGATGGGGCGATACATGCTCAAGGCCGGCCAGAGGATATCATCACGCCTGAATTGGTACAGCATGTATTCAGCATGGAATGTCAAATTTCTTTTGATCCAATTTTCGGCAGTCCCATGTGTGTCCCGTTTGGTAAAGGCCGCTACGCCCAAAGTCAGGTAAAAGCGCTGGCCAATGCATAA
- the cysK gene encoding cysteine synthase A, with amino-acid sequence MTVKIVNNITELIGDTPVVRINHLTAEGDAEVFVKLEYFNPSRSVKDRAAFNLIRQAELDGIIQSGATIIEPTSGNTGIGLAMNAAAKGYRAIMVMPDNMSKERINILKAYGAEVVLTPASERMPGAIRKAEELAAEIPNSFIPQQFENQANPDIHRVTTAVEILDQMDGNLDVFVATAGTGGTITGTGEALKEHLPELKVVVVEPKGSPVLSGGKPGPHKLVGTSPGFIPNILNTEVFDEIVQAADEDAISTMKDLASKEGILIGPSGGASVWTALQEARRLGSGKRVLCIAPDNGERYLSMDIFK; translated from the coding sequence ATGACGGTAAAAATCGTTAATAATATCACTGAATTGATAGGAGATACACCTGTTGTAAGGATTAATCATTTAACAGCGGAGGGTGACGCTGAAGTATTTGTGAAACTTGAATATTTCAATCCGAGCCGCAGCGTAAAAGATCGGGCTGCCTTCAACTTAATTAGGCAGGCTGAATTGGATGGTATCATTCAATCCGGGGCCACGATCATAGAGCCAACATCAGGGAATACAGGAATTGGGCTTGCTATGAATGCCGCGGCAAAGGGGTATCGTGCCATTATGGTCATGCCAGATAATATGTCGAAAGAAAGAATCAATATCTTAAAGGCATACGGAGCGGAAGTTGTCCTCACCCCTGCATCAGAGCGGATGCCTGGAGCCATTCGTAAAGCTGAGGAACTTGCTGCAGAGATTCCGAATAGTTTTATTCCGCAGCAATTTGAAAACCAAGCCAATCCTGATATTCACAGAGTGACGACAGCAGTCGAGATTCTGGATCAGATGGATGGAAACCTGGATGTGTTTGTCGCTACTGCTGGAACGGGAGGAACGATAACCGGTACAGGTGAAGCCTTAAAAGAACATCTGCCGGAGTTAAAGGTTGTCGTTGTCGAGCCTAAGGGTTCCCCAGTTCTTTCCGGCGGAAAGCCTGGTCCTCATAAGTTAGTGGGTACGAGCCCTGGTTTTATCCCCAACATTTTAAATACAGAGGTATTTGATGAAATCGTTCAAGCGGCAGATGAAGATGCGATTTCCACCATGAAGGATTTGGCTTCGAAGGAAGGTATATTGATTGGACCTTCAGGAGGTGCCTCTGTCTGGACTGCCCTGCAGGAAGCCCGTCGTCTTGGAAGTGGCAAACGAGTATTATGCATTGCACCGGATAATGGTGAACGATATTTAAGTATGGATATTTTTAAATGA
- a CDS encoding AAA family ATPase: MIIKDLHVYGYGKLENQRFPELGQLQVFFGENESGKSTIMSFIHSMLFGFPTKVQNEPRYEPKMHAKYGGRLSIITKNDGEIVIERVKGKATGDVKLTFEDGRVGGEEELNEILHGVDKNYYQAIFSFDLQGLQGLHTLSEGTMSKYLLSAGLIGNDKLLEAETKLQKELDLRFKPSGQKPLLNVRLKELKELQKKVKASEEEQQSYTALLQEEAKLKEELSKVTIDIQEIEENLVNVSTFLRIKPLVEEQRELETEISEIPDVSFPVDGLKRLEQLQAVGMPMKAQLAALTEKMDKLEVKLTEIEINPFIKEHKEQIEHAIDQGTLLEKLELDIRKAEHERLLEEKNIEKVKQELFLDVSDDEIRKLDISTFMKEKVKRAEREKHQLQNDKKQLDEKYGLQKDSLETTESRLKEIKTQLLPDKKRIELETLYNKQNNIEFEAAQSLILDEQILELEKQLALQRKKEAHNRKRSLIMNGSLIVLLCLGAIGSYFSEQILLGIILLSMAVLFVVSRHLFKGDHILSGYIRQLDEMKRKRAAIGSETNRVSEGESMGRLLEMDQRLQRRFESEMFKYEEREEAFESTIQEYATWEASRDRLDKEVRSILSGWGLSYPGMEINLESVFELLEKWKEAVDRKYEAIKMHNFLHAEFEGKSKALFHFAHSLDFEPSTWREAIGLLKREMNKAVEYSVQLIQWMQERSHLTNEIEQLTMEKGYLDAEMEMLFKLAKVKDEEEFRQDAALSEKKIALQKQLDLITIQIGQSRMLPEQIQTYLKQGINTYTFENLERKRKDSVKVKSLLLEKQADTKHKIKQLEVSGIYDDLLHRFYEEKAAFNEEAKEWAKLAIAKSLLNKTLDRYKRERLPKVIADAERHFSFLTNGSYNKIILDQSGEGIWVQRSDGLSFRVEEVSRGTAEQIYVSLRLALADHTFENDSFPLIIDDSFVNFDAERTKRMLKLLEMVSEKRQILFFTCHRYIMEYFSENQVIRLSSPVLRQDMNDLIIPKYNGL, from the coding sequence TTGATTATTAAAGACCTCCATGTTTATGGATACGGCAAACTGGAAAATCAGCGTTTTCCTGAATTGGGACAGCTGCAGGTTTTCTTTGGGGAAAATGAATCGGGCAAGTCAACCATCATGTCCTTCATTCATAGTATGCTGTTTGGTTTTCCGACAAAGGTTCAAAACGAACCGCGTTATGAGCCCAAAATGCATGCCAAATATGGGGGAAGGCTCAGTATCATAACAAAAAATGACGGGGAAATCGTCATTGAGCGTGTGAAGGGAAAGGCTACTGGTGATGTAAAATTGACCTTCGAGGATGGAAGGGTCGGCGGCGAGGAAGAATTGAATGAGATTCTCCATGGCGTTGATAAAAACTATTACCAAGCCATTTTTTCTTTCGACCTTCAGGGCCTGCAGGGATTACATACACTAAGTGAAGGGACCATGAGTAAATATCTGCTTTCAGCTGGTCTGATTGGGAATGATAAACTTCTTGAAGCCGAAACGAAATTGCAAAAGGAGCTCGATTTAAGGTTCAAGCCATCTGGCCAAAAACCTTTACTGAATGTGAGATTGAAAGAACTTAAGGAATTGCAGAAAAAGGTGAAAGCATCTGAAGAAGAACAGCAGTCATATACGGCATTGCTTCAGGAAGAAGCAAAACTTAAGGAGGAGCTCTCTAAAGTCACGATAGATATTCAGGAGATTGAAGAAAACCTCGTTAACGTGAGCACTTTTTTGCGGATTAAACCCTTGGTTGAAGAACAGCGGGAACTTGAAACAGAAATAAGTGAAATTCCGGATGTAAGTTTTCCTGTTGATGGCTTAAAAAGACTTGAACAGCTTCAGGCAGTTGGAATGCCCATGAAAGCCCAACTTGCGGCATTGACTGAGAAAATGGACAAACTTGAGGTAAAACTCACGGAAATCGAAATCAATCCGTTCATCAAGGAGCATAAAGAGCAGATTGAACATGCGATAGATCAAGGAACATTGCTGGAGAAGCTCGAGCTGGATATAAGAAAAGCGGAACACGAAAGGCTGTTGGAAGAAAAGAATATTGAAAAGGTGAAGCAGGAATTATTCTTGGATGTTTCTGATGATGAAATAAGAAAACTGGATATCAGTACATTCATGAAGGAAAAGGTGAAAAGGGCCGAGAGGGAAAAGCATCAACTCCAAAATGATAAAAAACAGCTTGATGAGAAATATGGACTGCAAAAGGATAGTCTGGAAACTACAGAATCCCGATTGAAGGAGATAAAGACCCAGTTACTTCCAGATAAAAAAAGAATCGAGCTGGAGACCTTATACAACAAGCAGAATAACATCGAATTTGAAGCGGCACAATCCCTTATTCTTGATGAACAAATACTTGAGCTTGAAAAGCAATTGGCTTTACAGAGGAAGAAGGAAGCGCATAATCGTAAACGTTCACTTATCATGAATGGCAGTTTAATAGTACTTCTTTGTTTAGGTGCGATTGGAAGTTATTTCAGTGAACAGATTTTGTTGGGGATTATACTTCTATCCATGGCTGTTCTGTTTGTAGTTTCCAGGCATCTCTTTAAAGGTGATCATATATTGTCCGGATATATCAGGCAATTGGATGAGATGAAAAGGAAAAGGGCTGCAATTGGCAGTGAAACCAATCGAGTGAGTGAAGGAGAGTCGATGGGTCGGTTGCTTGAAATGGACCAACGTCTTCAAAGGCGGTTTGAAAGTGAAATGTTTAAATATGAAGAAAGGGAGGAAGCGTTTGAATCGACCATTCAGGAATATGCTACTTGGGAAGCTAGCAGGGACCGATTGGATAAAGAAGTGAGGAGCATCTTAAGCGGTTGGGGTCTGTCTTATCCCGGAATGGAAATCAATCTTGAATCTGTATTTGAACTTCTTGAGAAATGGAAGGAAGCCGTAGATAGGAAATATGAAGCAATCAAGATGCACAATTTTCTGCATGCAGAATTTGAGGGTAAATCGAAGGCTTTATTTCATTTTGCACACAGCCTTGATTTTGAACCATCCACATGGCGGGAAGCGATTGGTCTATTGAAACGGGAAATGAATAAAGCGGTTGAATACTCCGTTCAACTAATACAATGGATGCAGGAACGGAGTCATTTGACGAACGAAATCGAGCAGTTGACGATGGAAAAAGGCTATCTTGATGCAGAAATGGAAATGCTTTTTAAGTTAGCGAAGGTTAAGGACGAGGAAGAGTTCAGGCAAGACGCTGCATTGTCAGAAAAGAAAATTGCTTTACAAAAACAGCTTGATTTGATCACCATTCAAATTGGGCAATCCAGAATGCTGCCTGAACAAATCCAAACTTACCTAAAACAGGGGATCAACACGTATACATTTGAAAATTTAGAACGGAAACGTAAGGATTCTGTAAAGGTGAAATCACTTTTATTAGAGAAACAGGCGGATACGAAGCATAAGATAAAACAGCTTGAAGTGTCAGGGATTTATGATGACTTACTTCATCGTTTTTATGAAGAAAAAGCTGCTTTTAACGAAGAGGCGAAGGAATGGGCGAAATTGGCAATAGCCAAAAGCTTATTGAATAAAACCTTGGATCGATATAAAAGGGAACGCCTACCGAAGGTCATCGCTGATGCAGAGCGGCATTTTTCCTTTTTAACGAATGGAAGCTATAATAAAATCATCCTTGATCAGTCGGGAGAAGGCATTTGGGTACAGCGCAGTGATGGTTTGAGTTTCAGGGTTGAAGAGGTCAGCCGCGGGACAGCAGAGCAAATTTATGTTTCCCTAAGGCTCGCACTTGCTGATCATACTTTTGAAAATGATTCATTCCCTCTCATCATTGATGATAGTTTCGTCAATTTTGATGCGGAAAGGACAAAACGGATGCTCAAGTTATTGGAAATGGTTTCGGAAAAACGGCAAATTTTATTTTTTACTTGTCACCGATATATAATGGAGTACTTTAGCGAAAACCAAGTGATTCGTCTATCCAGCCCCGTATTGCGCCAGGATATGAATGATTTGATCATCCCGAAATATAATGGGTTATAA
- a CDS encoding enoyl-CoA hydratase, giving the protein MSIESTSPSGTVLITYSDRTATVAMNRPEAMNALNPKMLYDFINALKEVSENDEVDVVIIKGNGKAFSAGGDIKMMLSPGKENAFDELMDGISELVTTLYFMPKLTISAIHGAAAGLGLSIALATDHLIADSESKVAMNFIGIGLIPDGGGHFFLERRLGEVGAKELIWEGKVLTALEAKEKGLIHEVAEGTLEHAVEKKVQSWLQSPVQAMIKTKKILSEKNRPLLIKILEIEKAAQMKMRQTADHQEGIKAFVEKRKPNFIGK; this is encoded by the coding sequence TTGAGTATTGAATCGACATCACCTTCTGGCACTGTTTTAATCACATATTCGGACAGGACGGCTACTGTTGCAATGAACCGTCCAGAGGCCATGAATGCCTTAAATCCGAAAATGCTGTATGATTTCATTAATGCCCTTAAGGAAGTAAGTGAGAATGATGAAGTGGACGTCGTCATTATAAAAGGGAATGGGAAAGCATTTTCCGCAGGTGGTGACATTAAGATGATGCTCTCGCCTGGAAAAGAAAACGCTTTCGATGAACTGATGGATGGAATCAGTGAATTGGTGACCACTCTATACTTCATGCCTAAATTGACCATCAGTGCCATTCATGGTGCAGCTGCAGGGCTTGGGTTGAGTATAGCTCTTGCAACCGATCACCTTATTGCCGATTCGGAAAGTAAGGTTGCGATGAATTTTATCGGGATTGGATTAATCCCTGATGGCGGCGGACACTTTTTCCTTGAACGCCGTCTTGGTGAAGTGGGTGCGAAAGAATTGATCTGGGAGGGTAAAGTGCTTACAGCGCTTGAAGCAAAAGAAAAGGGCCTCATTCATGAAGTGGCAGAAGGAACGTTGGAACATGCGGTAGAGAAGAAAGTGCAATCATGGCTGCAAAGCCCGGTTCAGGCCATGATTAAAACGAAAAAGATCCTTAGTGAAAAAAATCGCCCACTATTAATTAAGATCCTTGAGATTGAAAAAGCTGCTCAGATGAAAATGCGCCAAACAGCGGACCACCAAGAGGGAATAAAAGCTTTCGTGGAAAAAAGAAAACCGAACTTCATCGGAAAATGA